The Candidatus Hydrogenedens sp. nucleotide sequence AATTAATGCATGGCTTTATGGCACAGAGTGTAAAAGTGATTTGCCAAAACCTGCACGTCCTTTACATATCGTCTTGCTTGGAGCCCCAGGAATAGGTAAAGGGACACAGGCAGAGTTTTTGAGCAAGAAATATGGGGCTGTCCAGCTTTCAACTGGCGATGTATTTCGTGCTGCAAAAAACACACCTGCTGATTCGTTAAGCCCGGCAATGAAAGAAGCGATGGAAGCCATGAAAGCAGGTAAACTTGTCTCGGATGATACAGTGATTAATCTTGTTCGTGAACGGAAAAATTGTTTAAGTAGCGGTTATGGCTTTTTACTTGATGGTTTCCCGAGAACTGTGCATCAAGCAGAAGCATTAAAACAATTATTGGCAGAGTTAAATATTAAATTAGATGCGGTTCTAAATTACACATTAGATACTGAAGAAGTAGTTAAACGATTGAGTGGTCGGAGAACTTGCAAACAATGTAAAGGAACAGCACATATCATTTTTAACCCACCCAAGGTTGATGGTATTTGCGACAAATGTGGTGGCGAATTGTTTCAACGCGAAGATGACCAACCAGAAGCTATTCGTGTGCGATTAAAGACATACGAAGAAAGCACGGCTCCATTAGCGGATTATTATGAAAAAGAGGGGTTACTAATTACTATTTCTGCGGAAGGAACTCCCGAAGAAGTATTCCAAAAGACAGAGACCATTTTGAAACAACGGCTCAACATATAACAATACCTATTTTATTATTGCCCAACATTTCTAAAATAAATGTTTCTATTTGCCAAACACGGAAGATGAATTTATAAGTTAAATAAATCTTTTGGCAAGTGAGTTGTTGTTTCTATTTCTATATTTAAACTTTTTTCTAATTCTGGATAATTCAATTCGTGATTATCTTTCAACAGGGGTGTTACCTTTGGCAAATAATCTAATATCTTGGCAAATCCCTGTGGATTATAAACGAATACTGGCAATCCCCTCATTAAAAGGTTTCGAGCCACACTAAGACTCCCTCCTGCATGGGAAGGTTGAAATACACAACCGACATGAGCAAGTGTTGCTATAAGTTGATTACGTCGGACAGCCTGTGATTTTAACCAATCGGCGTCAGGCAACCATGGGCTTATTAGTTGCATATTTCCATTCTGGATTCCTTCTTCCCACAACGGAGGTATGTTGAAACAAAAAATACCACAAGGAAGAATAACACGTGTAAAACCACTTAAACTTAGGACTGTCTCATGTCCAATACAATCAACCCCTACTGCACCTCCAGAGATATGTGAAAAACTATGTTGAACAAAAAATTGAACCGTATCTGAAACCAGTTTTGCCATATATTGGGATGGTTTTGTTGTACCAACTACCGCAACGGTTTTTACAGTATTATCTAATGGAAACTTCCCCTTAAAGAACATTATAGGAGGTGCATCATTTCCGAGAGGTAACCATTGTTTTGGATACTTATCGGAGCCAATGTATGCAATAGACCAACCTTCTTCTAATATTTTATTAAGATATATTTCTGTTTTTATGAATTCCTCTTTATCAAAAACAAGCCTCGTTTGTAAATAGTTATTACAATGTTGTCCTTCTCCATTCAAAAAACATAATACATTGTCTTCTCCCATTGATAACAAGGAATGAACTATTTTCCAGGATTGTCCTGTTTTTCTTAATAAAACCAGAAAAAAGCATGTTAGCCGTTTTGCTATGTCGGATGTCGAGAATGTGCTATAAATCATAATAGAAGAATATTTCCTAATTTTTTATCAATAAAAATTTGAACTTAATGTTAAAAAGGTATATTATTTATAATAATGTCAACAAATAATATATTATAAAATATTATTATAGAAATAACTTTACATAAGGTGATATTACGTATGTTTGACTTAAAAGCACTTCAAGATAAAATTCCACGATATGTTGTTGGACTTGTCTCTGGAGCCTCATGTGATGGTATTGATGCGGTATTAGTTCGCCTAAAGGGTACAGGACCGGAGATGGCAATACGACTTCTTGCTTCAAATACATTTCCATATACAGAAGACATACGACTGGCATTATTATCGGAACATAAAACGGAACGTGAAGTATGCCAATTAAACTTTCAGATAGGGGAATTGTTTGCCCAAGCAGGGTTAGAAATGATTAAGATTGCAAAGGAACAAAATTTTGATGTGGACTTAATTGCCTCTCATGGACATACCATTGCACATTTAACACCCCCTACCTTTTCTAAGATTGGAACTTTGCAGATTGGTGAACCTGCAATTATTGCAGAACGTACAGGTTTGCCTGTTGTTTCTGATTTTAGAGCACGTGATATGGCAGCAGGTGGTCAAGGAGCGCCATTAATGCCCTATGCAGATTGGATTCTCTTTCGCCGTTCTAAAAGAACTATTCTTTGTATTAATATTGGTGGGTTAGCAAATATGGCAGTAATCACACCTGAATTTGAAAATATCTTTGCTTTTGACACGGGTCCTGGAAACATGATTATTGATTCAACAGTTCGACTGTTAACTCGTGGTGAAGAAAACATGGACAGGGATGGTCGAGCTGCAAAACATGGACAAGTTATTGATGAGTTTCTTGAGTATTTGCTTGACCACCCCTTCTTCATTAAGGTTCCACCGAAAGCGGCGAGTCGAGAAGATTTTAGCGAAGAGGTTTATTTGCGTGATGCCCTTGCGAGTCGGAAGGAATACTCATTCGAAGACCTCGTTGCAACAGTAACAACAGTAGTAGTACGAACCATTGTCGATGCTTATGAAAGATTTGTAAAACCAAAATACGAAATTGACCATGTGATTATTGGTGGTGGTGGAGCAAAGAATAAAACCATATTTAAGTGGATTGCACGTAGTTTTGCACCGATACCTGTATTTACCAGTGACCAGTATGGGATACCTAATTCGTGTAGGGAAGCACTTGCGTTCGCTATTCTTGGAAATGAAACTATCTGCGGAACACCTGCTAATATTCCTCAGGTAACAGGTGCATCACATCCTGTTATTTTAGGTAAAATAACCCCACCTTAAGAATACATAATTGTTGATAATTAATCCTGAGTCACAGTTCGACGTAGAGTTAAAAGTTCCTTCATTACATTGGCGAGATTACCCTGATACTCTTTTGTTCCAAATGCATCATGCAATTGACGATACAGTTTATATAATTGATTATATATCTTTTGATTTTCTGGGTTTGGAATGTATTTTGTAGATTGTACACCCGTCATAGCATCTACTGCTGTGGCAAAATTATCATGTCCACCGTTTTGACTACCTGCGACTACCGAACCACAAATAGCAGAGCCTAAAGCACAGGTTTGTTGACTTCGAGATATTTCCATTGTTTTGCCCATGACATCCGCAAGGATTTGCATTACCAGCGGATTTTTCATAGCGATACCTCCGCAATTAATAACCCGATTCGCTTTTAGCCCATATTCTTCAAATCGTTCCATAATAACCCGTGCTCCGAAGGCAGTCGCCTCAATCCATGCTCGGTATATTTCTGCAGGCTTTGTAATTAAAGTCAAGCCAAGAATCGCTCCTGTCAATTGTGGGTCTACTAAAACAGTACGATTCCCGTTGTGCCAATCCAACGCTAAAAGTCCTGTTTCTCCAGGTTTTAACTTTTCTGCTTCTTTAGTTAGTTGTTCATGGGAACCTTGGGTTGGTCCTCCAGGTTGGATATATTGGACATACCAGTTATAAATATCTCCAAAGGCGGACTGTCCAGCTTCAAGACCGAACATACCTGGCAAGATAGATTCGGGGACAATCCCACATAAACCGGGGATATCCGGTAGTTGTTCCTCTAATGGAGCAACCATCATATCACAGGTAGATGTGCCTACAATTTTTGTTAGCACTCCTGGTGCAATACCACAACCGACTGCACCTAAATGTGCATCAAACGCACCTACAGCCACAGGTATCCCTGGACGTAGGTCTAATTTTTCCGCCCACTCCTGTGTTAATTCACCTGCTTTATCTTTAACGCAATACAAAATGTCAGGCAACGTCTGACGTACCCGTGCCAACTCTGGGTCAAGTGACCCTAAAAAGGTCTCGTCTGGATAACCATTCCAAGCGGGATTTGCCATCGCTTTATGTCCTGCGGGACAGATACCTCGTTTTATCTTACTGGGATGAGATGTTCCAGTCAGAACAGCGGGAATCCAGTCAGCACATTCAACCCATGTATAGGCTGAAGTAAATACATTCGGAGCAACTCTCCGACAGTGCAAGAGTTTTGACCAAAACCATTCTGAGGAATATGTTCCTCCACATTTGGCAAGGAAATGTGGGCGTTGTTGTTTTGCCTGCTGTGTAATTTCATCTGCCTCTGCATACGAGGTATGGTCTTTCCAGAGCCATGCCATAGCGTTTGGGTCGTTAGCAAATTCAGGATGAAAGGCTAAAGGTATTCCTTCTTTATCCACAGGTAGTGGTGTACTTCCTGTCGTATCAACACCGATACCTATAATAGTTCCTGGAGAAAAGCCTTTATGATTGTTTTTGGCATCCTCTATAGCCTTTTTAACTACAACTTCTAAACCTGTAAGATAATCTTCCGGGTGTTGACGTGCAAGATGGGGATCTTTGGCTGATAATATAATTCCTTGTTCGCCATGAGCATAGTTTACAACTGCAGTTCCTATCTCTTCGCCTGTCTGCACGTTTACTATTAATGCACGAACTGAATTTGTTCCAAAATCCAAACCAAGTGCATAATTTTCTTTCATGGTCCTCATGCTCCTATCTTACAAAAACCTATTCTTATGTTGTTTTAAGTATATTACATTTTTGGTGGGTTCAATTTAAACCTGCCTTAGTAGGAAGTCTCGTCTAATTTGACAGGACCACGAAATACCCAATACACATAACCTGTATATACAAGAACAATAGGCAAAACTGCTAATACAATTCCCAACATAATCGTCAATGTCTTCTGACTGGAAGCGGTATTGTAAATGTCCAGACTAAAAGCGGGATTTATAGAAGAACGGACTAAGTATGGAAACATATTTGAAGCAAAGATAAGAATTAGCATAAAAATGTAAGCCACATTAGAAAAAAAGCCTAATTTACCCTCTTCTCTCCAACAATATAATAAAGTGAGAGCCAATGACAAAACAGCAAATAAACCAGCTATAGAAGTTAACAAATTAGGTCTTGCCCATGGAACTGTGTAAAAACTAACTGACGTTAGTACAGCGAAAAGAATAAGGACTAAAAAACTTAATACTTTTGCTGTTTGTTTCATTTGGTAATTCAATTCACCTTCTGTTTTAAATTGAAGATAAAGTGAACCATGTAGGGCAAAAAGAACAATGACAAAAATACCAGTACACACTCCTATGGGATTTAGAAAAGAAAAGAAATTGCCAATATAAATTCCTTTTTCGTTAATAGCAATTCCTGTTATCGCATTTCCTCCTGCAACACCTAAGAGTAATGTTGCCACAAGACTTGAAATAGAAAATAAAAAATCCCAAATCCGTTTCCAGAATAGGGAATCAACTTTGCTACGGAATTCCAACGAAGCGGCACGGAAAATTAATGAACATAATAACAACATAAATGGTGTATAAAAGGCAGAAAATACAGTAGCATACGCTGTTGGAAATGCGGCAAATAAAGCCCCACCGAATGTAATTAGCCACACTTCATTGCCATCCCAAACGGGACCGATAGCGTTCATCATAATCCGTCTATGTTCATCTCTCTTTGTAAAAAGGTGAAGAATACCTACTCCTAAATCAAATCCTTCTAAAATTGCGTATGCAATAATTAGAACCGTTAACAATATAAACCAGATAACATTCAGTAGCATAATCTATCTCCTCTTCTGAAGAGTTTAGTGAGTTAGGACCTCAGGTCCCTTTTTGATTTTTTTCAATAAAAGAAATATATAAAGGATAAACAATACTGAGTATATTGTGGTAAACATTATCATCGAACCTAAAACTTGGCTTGCAGATACTCCAGGACTTATTCCATCCTTTGTACGTAGCAAATTTTGAACAATCCATGGCTGTCTACCCACTTCCGCTGCTATCCATCCGAGCATATTGGCAATATAAGGCAACGGAAATGAAAAAACAAAAATCCATAATAACCACCGATAATTAAACAGCGTGCCTCGCCACCATAAAAACATAGACAACGTTGTAAGAAGAATAAAAAACATACCTAACACTGCCATAATGTGAAAAGAAAAGAATGGCAGTGCTACTGGTGGTCGATCTTCAGGTGGAAATTGGTCTAAGGCTGTAACAGGCTTTGTAAAATCAAAATACACAAGGAAACTCAGGAATCCTGGGACGGCAACTCCATAATCGACACGTTGTGCCTGCTCATTTGGGATTCCGAATAAATAAAAGGGTGTACCTTCCCCAGTCGTCTTAAAATGCCCTTCAAATGCTGCCAATTTAGCGGGCTGATGTCTGGAAACTACAATGGCTTGATGATGCCCTGCTAATAAAACTAAATACGCACCTATGCATCCAAAAACCAATGCTACCTTTAAGGAATATTTAGCAAAGTTTTCATACTTGCCTTTCAATAAATAGTATGCAGATATACTCATTACTACAAATGCAGAATTGACAATTGCACTAAAAATCACATGTGAGAACCTTCCTATTGTGGAGTAATTAAAGAACATTTGCCAAAAATTTGTAATTTCTGCCCGTGGTCCTAAGGCTGTCTCTACAACATGATAACCTGCAGGCGTTTGTTGCCATGAGTTTGCCACGATAATCCAAAGAGCGGAGAGTGTTGCCCCTAATGCAACCATTAATGTAGCGAAAAAGTGCATCTTCTTCGAGACACGATTCCAACCAAATACTAAAATCCCTAAAAATGTAGATTCAAGGAAAAATGAAATTAACGCTTCTGCTGCGAGAGGCGAACCAAACACATCTCCTACAAAACGTGAGTATTCTGACCAATTTGTACCAAATTCGAACTCCATTACAATCCCTGTTGTAACTCCCATAGCAAAAGTAATAGCGAATATTCCTGTCCAGAAACGGGACATTTTGTCGTAAAGGTCTTCTTCTGTTTTAAATCTCTTATAGGACATAAAAGCCATAATCCAGCCCAAACCAATTGTTAACGGCGGGTAAAGATAATGGAATATTGCAGTTAGAGCAAATTGGATACGGGCAAGCATTAAAGCATCATTAAGCATAGTTAGTTCCTCATTGGTAAATTAATGATTTTTTATGCACAATTATAATAATATTTTATATAAATTTCTCCTATCCATAAACCGACAACAAAACTTTTTTGTTTTCTATTCCTAAAAACTTTTTTGTTTCCGCTAATAATATTTGCATTTCCTTGCTTCATCTGCATAAGCACAAATGAGGTCAAGTGAAGCATTAAAAAAGTGATCTGATGGTGATAAAATATATCCTCCTCCTTCGCCTGCTTGCTCAAAACATTGTCTAACGGCCTTTCGTGTTTCTTCTTCTGTAGAATTAATAAAATAATGGAATTGGTCAAAACCACCTATCAAACACACCTTGTCCCCTACTCTTCGTTTAGCTTCCGCAAGATTAACATCACCACCCATTCGTGGCGGTGTTAATGTTTCAATTGCATCAGGCTTCA carries:
- a CDS encoding adenylate kinase gives rise to the protein MVNEGVINAWLYGTECKSDLPKPARPLHIVLLGAPGIGKGTQAEFLSKKYGAVQLSTGDVFRAAKNTPADSLSPAMKEAMEAMKAGKLVSDDTVINLVRERKNCLSSGYGFLLDGFPRTVHQAEALKQLLAELNIKLDAVLNYTLDTEEVVKRLSGRRTCKQCKGTAHIIFNPPKVDGICDKCGGELFQREDDQPEAIRVRLKTYEESTAPLADYYEKEGLLITISAEGTPEEVFQKTETILKQRLNI
- a CDS encoding DNA-processing protein DprA, with protein sequence MIYSTFSTSDIAKRLTCFFLVLLRKTGQSWKIVHSLLSMGEDNVLCFLNGEGQHCNNYLQTRLVFDKEEFIKTEIYLNKILEEGWSIAYIGSDKYPKQWLPLGNDAPPIMFFKGKFPLDNTVKTVAVVGTTKPSQYMAKLVSDTVQFFVQHSFSHISGGAVGVDCIGHETVLSLSGFTRVILPCGIFCFNIPPLWEEGIQNGNMQLISPWLPDADWLKSQAVRRNQLIATLAHVGCVFQPSHAGGSLSVARNLLMRGLPVFVYNPQGFAKILDYLPKVTPLLKDNHELNYPELEKSLNIEIETTTHLPKDLFNL
- a CDS encoding anhydro-N-acetylmuramic acid kinase — encoded protein: MFDLKALQDKIPRYVVGLVSGASCDGIDAVLVRLKGTGPEMAIRLLASNTFPYTEDIRLALLSEHKTEREVCQLNFQIGELFAQAGLEMIKIAKEQNFDVDLIASHGHTIAHLTPPTFSKIGTLQIGEPAIIAERTGLPVVSDFRARDMAAGGQGAPLMPYADWILFRRSKRTILCINIGGLANMAVITPEFENIFAFDTGPGNMIIDSTVRLLTRGEENMDRDGRAAKHGQVIDEFLEYLLDHPFFIKVPPKAASREDFSEEVYLRDALASRKEYSFEDLVATVTTVVVRTIVDAYERFVKPKYEIDHVIIGGGGAKNKTIFKWIARSFAPIPVFTSDQYGIPNSCREALAFAILGNETICGTPANIPQVTGASHPVILGKITPP
- a CDS encoding ribulokinase, with amino-acid sequence MKENYALGLDFGTNSVRALIVNVQTGEEIGTAVVNYAHGEQGIILSAKDPHLARQHPEDYLTGLEVVVKKAIEDAKNNHKGFSPGTIIGIGVDTTGSTPLPVDKEGIPLAFHPEFANDPNAMAWLWKDHTSYAEADEITQQAKQQRPHFLAKCGGTYSSEWFWSKLLHCRRVAPNVFTSAYTWVECADWIPAVLTGTSHPSKIKRGICPAGHKAMANPAWNGYPDETFLGSLDPELARVRQTLPDILYCVKDKAGELTQEWAEKLDLRPGIPVAVGAFDAHLGAVGCGIAPGVLTKIVGTSTCDMMVAPLEEQLPDIPGLCGIVPESILPGMFGLEAGQSAFGDIYNWYVQYIQPGGPTQGSHEQLTKEAEKLKPGETGLLALDWHNGNRTVLVDPQLTGAILGLTLITKPAEIYRAWIEATAFGARVIMERFEEYGLKANRVINCGGIAMKNPLVMQILADVMGKTMEISRSQQTCALGSAICGSVVAGSQNGGHDNFATAVDAMTGVQSTKYIPNPENQKIYNQLYKLYRQLHDAFGTKEYQGNLANVMKELLTLRRTVTQD
- the cydB gene encoding cytochrome d ubiquinol oxidase subunit II codes for the protein MLLNVIWFILLTVLIIAYAILEGFDLGVGILHLFTKRDEHRRIMMNAIGPVWDGNEVWLITFGGALFAAFPTAYATVFSAFYTPFMLLLCSLIFRAASLEFRSKVDSLFWKRIWDFLFSISSLVATLLLGVAGGNAITGIAINEKGIYIGNFFSFLNPIGVCTGIFVIVLFALHGSLYLQFKTEGELNYQMKQTAKVLSFLVLILFAVLTSVSFYTVPWARPNLLTSIAGLFAVLSLALTLLYCWREEGKLGFFSNVAYIFMLILIFASNMFPYLVRSSINPAFSLDIYNTASSQKTLTIMLGIVLAVLPIVLVYTGYVYWVFRGPVKLDETSY
- a CDS encoding cytochrome ubiquinol oxidase subunit I, translated to MLNDALMLARIQFALTAIFHYLYPPLTIGLGWIMAFMSYKRFKTEEDLYDKMSRFWTGIFAITFAMGVTTGIVMEFEFGTNWSEYSRFVGDVFGSPLAAEALISFFLESTFLGILVFGWNRVSKKMHFFATLMVALGATLSALWIIVANSWQQTPAGYHVVETALGPRAEITNFWQMFFNYSTIGRFSHVIFSAIVNSAFVVMSISAYYLLKGKYENFAKYSLKVALVFGCIGAYLVLLAGHHQAIVVSRHQPAKLAAFEGHFKTTGEGTPFYLFGIPNEQAQRVDYGVAVPGFLSFLVYFDFTKPVTALDQFPPEDRPPVALPFFSFHIMAVLGMFFILLTTLSMFLWWRGTLFNYRWLLWIFVFSFPLPYIANMLGWIAAEVGRQPWIVQNLLRTKDGISPGVSASQVLGSMIMFTTIYSVLFILYIFLLLKKIKKGPEVLTH